Proteins encoded by one window of Salmonirosea aquatica:
- a CDS encoding Ig-like domain-containing protein, with translation MQDRFFTHWILAGLIGMGLISGSNAQTITTGTLAVSELCVPSTLSVPFTKTGTFGAGNSFSVELSGPTGSFDSPRVLAGSGVTSPLSVTLPGDVVNGTGYKVRVVASDPQDVRSTSPSTLTLQQVPAAPAVTTTAYTYCIGATALPLSATASDGNSLKWYDSGGSSLASAPVPSTTIAGTQTYAVAQATSAGCTSAKVTITVQVISPPLAPTTSPVQVCEGGVATPLTAGGNSLRWYDAADNPLPGAPIPSNTTPSTYKVSQTAFGCESAKSIINVSITPRPTPPGVTASYTYCSGQTIPPLTATGSGLKWYDASDSPLGSAPTPSNTAGSSYKVSQTVNGCESDKATISVNITQTPAPTATTSVEYCAGQPAAVLTATGTDLKWYAGPTGGSGSTTAPTPNTAAAGTTDYYVSQTLNGCESARTKITVVVKAVPITPGVSALSVCEGVSAGPLTANGTNLLWYTAATGGSGSGTAPAPSTAAAGSNSYYVSQTVNGCESPRAKLDVTVLAKPAPPGVTASYTYCSGQTIPPLTATGSGLKWYDASDNPLGSAPTPSNTTGSSYKVSQTVNGCESDKATISVNITQTPVPTATTFIQYCLGETAAALTATGTNLKWYDKASGGTALAGAPTPSTAAPAALEYFVSQTQNGCESDRIKITVLIKSVPAAPVVNPITLCEGSTTPALTATGSDLMWYREATGGSGNSNPPVVNTGTAGASSYYVTQTVNGCESPRAKLDVTVKVTPPAPTTAANVPFCIGAPETTLTATGTALTWYQNSTALAKAPVPSTKTAGTTVYQVSQTINGCESPKATITVTVYRTNLPAVTSPVEYCNNEPAIPLVATGTSLKWYDSSTGGTASTTTPTPSTSAVKTTTYYVTQTQNNCESDRARIDVLVKPIPVQPTIAATTPVCQQGTVPLLVSAVSGITGTLKWYEAATGGTGSGTVPKPSADNAGTITYYVTQTVNNCESPRAVLTQEIKALPTRPTVTTPLDLCEKGAAQPLSATGENLKWYSVASGGNPSTTAPTPSTASVTNTSFYVSQTTLYPVGSGSLACEGPRAKIDVQVNPLPGLPAVTPQVICQERQDRNISFTANGENLKWYPAASGGSPLDGTPSVNVKEAQEKAYYVSQTTAKGCEGSRAEVKIRVKRLPGLPGVTPSIEYCQFDKPNPLTATPESNAVLNWYGTNASGGTSSGVAPTPSTDTGGTTDFYLSQTLEGCEGDRTSIKVLVKTTPKPGVTTPVEYCQNVTAQPLSAQGSKLKWYREATATESQPNPFTPFTASVGSYAFYVTQTGDNGCESPKEKIDVRIKPLPSATISGDNSIGLGQSAEILVTFTGDGPWDYTLSNNLTMKGVTENPQRITVTPERTTTYTVTEVANACGKGIPNGSAMVTVRIPTISTGNPTIANLCAGTSFTLPFQASGDFVTGNKFNVQISLTDADEGFRTIPTVRQGNDAIATVPDTLPGGNYYVRVVGESPQFIIKGSVSPVTVTVKPRPTATLTGSTTILIGETATVNVAFTGDGPWTFRFNDGIRDSLITTSVTPFVIVVKPSATTTYSLSTVSNQCGMGNVSGTARIQVDPILANEPTFSATWLKVYPSPVQTICVVEMDTPPATGEAQLQVFDTRGRSVFNQKIHAARTEVDFTSQPTGLYFLKIENGGRTAVRRIIKQD, from the coding sequence ATGCAAGATAGATTTTTTACTCACTGGATTTTAGCGGGGCTGATAGGAATGGGATTGATCAGTGGGTCAAATGCGCAGACAATTACCACGGGTACCCTGGCGGTATCCGAACTCTGCGTTCCGTCCACTTTATCAGTTCCTTTCACAAAAACAGGTACCTTCGGAGCAGGCAATTCCTTCAGCGTGGAACTGTCCGGACCTACGGGCAGCTTCGATTCGCCTCGCGTTCTGGCTGGTTCCGGGGTGACAAGCCCCTTAAGCGTCACGCTTCCCGGCGATGTAGTCAATGGAACCGGGTACAAGGTAAGGGTCGTTGCCAGTGATCCTCAGGACGTGAGATCGACAAGTCCCTCCACACTTACCCTCCAGCAGGTACCTGCTGCACCCGCTGTTACTACCACCGCTTATACCTACTGTATTGGCGCTACCGCCCTTCCACTCAGTGCAACAGCCTCGGACGGAAATTCTCTGAAATGGTACGATAGCGGGGGCAGCTCACTGGCCTCGGCCCCCGTACCTTCTACTACCATAGCGGGCACTCAGACTTACGCCGTAGCGCAGGCCACATCCGCCGGCTGTACGAGCGCCAAAGTGACCATCACGGTACAGGTTATTTCGCCACCCCTGGCTCCTACCACCAGTCCCGTACAAGTTTGCGAAGGAGGAGTAGCCACTCCCCTTACTGCGGGTGGAAATTCCCTGAGGTGGTATGATGCCGCCGATAACCCACTTCCGGGTGCTCCCATTCCCAGCAACACGACTCCCTCTACTTATAAGGTTTCGCAGACGGCCTTTGGGTGCGAAAGTGCCAAGAGTATAATAAATGTTTCCATAACGCCCCGCCCTACCCCGCCCGGGGTCACGGCCAGCTACACCTACTGTTCCGGGCAGACCATCCCGCCGCTGACGGCCACAGGCAGCGGGCTGAAATGGTACGACGCCAGCGACAGCCCCCTAGGAAGCGCCCCCACGCCTTCGAACACGGCCGGGTCCAGCTATAAGGTGAGCCAGACCGTCAACGGCTGCGAGAGTGACAAGGCTACTATTTCTGTCAACATTACCCAAACGCCGGCCCCAACGGCCACTACCTCTGTTGAGTACTGCGCCGGTCAGCCAGCCGCCGTACTGACGGCCACAGGCACCGACCTGAAATGGTACGCCGGCCCCACAGGAGGCAGCGGCTCAACCACCGCCCCCACGCCCAACACCGCCGCCGCAGGTACCACGGACTACTACGTGAGTCAGACCCTGAACGGCTGCGAGAGCGCACGCACCAAAATCACCGTGGTGGTCAAGGCCGTGCCGATCACCCCCGGCGTGAGCGCGCTCAGCGTGTGTGAGGGGGTCTCAGCAGGCCCGCTGACAGCCAACGGCACAAACCTGCTATGGTACACCGCCGCCACAGGTGGAAGCGGCTCGGGCACAGCCCCCGCGCCTAGCACGGCCGCCGCGGGTAGCAACTCCTACTACGTCAGCCAGACGGTCAACGGCTGCGAGAGTCCCCGTGCCAAACTTGATGTGACGGTTCTAGCTAAACCCGCCCCGCCCGGCGTCACGGCCAGCTACACCTACTGCTCGGGGCAGACCATCCCGCCGCTGACGGCCACAGGCAGCGGGCTGAAATGGTACGACGCCAGCGATAATCCTCTAGGGAGTGCCCCCACGCCTTCGAACACGACCGGGTCCAGCTACAAGGTGAGCCAGACCGTCAACGGCTGCGAAAGCGACAAGGCTACTATTTCTGTCAACATTACCCAAACACCGGTCCCAACGGCCACTACCTTTATTCAGTATTGCCTGGGAGAAACCGCTGCAGCTCTCACAGCCACGGGTACCAACTTGAAATGGTACGACAAGGCTTCAGGGGGAACAGCGCTGGCGGGTGCCCCCACACCTTCTACCGCCGCACCGGCTGCTCTGGAATATTTTGTAAGCCAAACTCAGAATGGTTGCGAAAGCGATAGGATCAAGATCACGGTACTTATCAAATCGGTACCGGCAGCACCCGTTGTAAATCCAATCACTTTGTGCGAAGGCTCAACTACCCCTGCACTTACTGCTACGGGTTCTGACCTGATGTGGTACAGAGAAGCGACCGGTGGAAGCGGAAACTCAAATCCGCCAGTTGTCAATACGGGAACAGCGGGTGCTTCATCCTACTACGTGACTCAGACCGTCAACGGCTGCGAGAGCCCCCGTGCCAAACTGGATGTGACGGTCAAGGTAACGCCTCCTGCCCCTACCACAGCCGCCAATGTACCGTTTTGTATTGGTGCCCCCGAAACGACCCTGACCGCCACGGGAACCGCCCTCACCTGGTATCAGAATAGCACTGCTTTGGCCAAGGCTCCGGTTCCATCGACTAAGACGGCAGGTACCACGGTCTATCAGGTGAGCCAGACCATCAACGGCTGCGAAAGCCCCAAGGCGACCATCACCGTGACGGTCTATAGAACCAACCTACCTGCAGTCACCTCACCCGTGGAATATTGCAACAATGAGCCTGCAATTCCATTGGTCGCAACCGGGACCTCACTAAAATGGTATGATTCATCCACCGGGGGAACAGCCTCTACCACGACGCCTACACCCAGTACAAGCGCTGTAAAAACAACTACCTACTATGTCACTCAAACTCAAAACAATTGTGAAAGTGACCGTGCGCGAATCGATGTGCTGGTAAAGCCTATTCCTGTACAGCCCACCATTGCGGCCACAACTCCCGTTTGTCAGCAGGGGACAGTCCCATTGCTGGTAAGCGCAGTTAGTGGTATTACAGGTACGCTAAAATGGTACGAAGCTGCTACAGGCGGTACGGGCTCCGGCACGGTACCTAAGCCTTCTGCTGACAATGCGGGAACGATCACCTATTATGTCACGCAGACGGTAAATAATTGTGAAAGCCCCCGTGCCGTACTTACGCAGGAGATCAAAGCACTTCCCACCCGGCCCACGGTTACCACTCCTCTCGACCTGTGTGAGAAAGGTGCCGCTCAGCCTCTTTCCGCCACGGGAGAAAACTTAAAATGGTATTCGGTTGCCTCGGGCGGAAATCCCTCGACAACGGCTCCTACACCCAGTACTGCTTCGGTGACTAACACTTCTTTTTACGTAAGCCAAACCACATTGTATCCTGTTGGCTCCGGCAGTCTGGCCTGTGAAGGGCCGCGCGCTAAAATCGATGTCCAGGTCAACCCGCTGCCTGGCCTACCTGCCGTCACTCCTCAGGTTATCTGTCAGGAGCGACAGGATCGGAACATTTCGTTTACAGCCAATGGTGAAAATTTGAAATGGTATCCGGCGGCCTCCGGAGGAAGTCCGCTCGACGGTACGCCCTCGGTCAACGTAAAAGAAGCTCAGGAAAAGGCGTATTACGTGAGCCAGACTACCGCCAAAGGATGCGAAGGCAGCCGGGCCGAAGTAAAAATCCGCGTGAAGCGCCTGCCCGGCTTACCCGGTGTAACGCCCTCGATTGAGTACTGCCAGTTTGATAAGCCCAACCCGCTCACGGCCACTCCCGAAAGTAACGCAGTCTTAAACTGGTACGGTACCAACGCCAGTGGAGGTACCTCGTCCGGGGTAGCACCTACCCCTTCTACGGATACGGGCGGCACAACGGACTTCTACCTGAGCCAAACCCTCGAAGGCTGTGAGGGAGACCGCACCTCGATCAAGGTTTTAGTCAAAACGACTCCGAAACCCGGCGTAACAACTCCTGTGGAATACTGCCAGAATGTTACTGCCCAGCCTCTTTCGGCCCAGGGTTCTAAGCTGAAATGGTACCGTGAAGCGACTGCCACCGAATCGCAGCCCAACCCTTTCACACCATTCACAGCCAGTGTAGGTTCCTATGCTTTTTACGTTACCCAAACCGGCGACAATGGCTGCGAAAGTCCGAAAGAGAAAATCGATGTCCGCATCAAGCCGTTGCCTTCCGCCACCATCAGCGGCGACAATTCGATCGGTCTGGGGCAATCGGCTGAAATACTTGTGACGTTCACTGGCGACGGTCCCTGGGATTATACGCTCTCCAACAACTTGACCATGAAAGGAGTCACTGAGAACCCTCAAAGGATTACCGTGACCCCCGAACGCACCACTACCTACACCGTGACTGAGGTAGCCAACGCCTGCGGCAAGGGAATACCGAACGGCAGCGCCATGGTCACGGTACGGATACCGACCATCAGTACCGGTAACCCGACGATTGCCAATCTTTGTGCCGGGACGTCCTTTACGCTGCCTTTCCAGGCGTCGGGCGATTTCGTGACGGGTAATAAGTTCAACGTGCAGATCTCCCTGACCGATGCCGATGAAGGGTTCCGCACCATACCTACCGTTCGCCAGGGCAATGATGCCATCGCTACGGTACCTGATACCCTTCCGGGCGGCAACTATTACGTACGTGTAGTGGGAGAAAGTCCGCAGTTCATTATTAAGGGTAGCGTGAGCCCGGTAACGGTAACCGTAAAACCGCGGCCTACCGCCACGCTGACGGGCAGTACTACCATCCTAATCGGCGAAACCGCCACGGTCAACGTCGCATTCACGGGGGATGGCCCCTGGACGTTCCGATTCAATGATGGAATTCGGGATTCGCTGATCACCACCAGTGTTACGCCCTTCGTCATTGTGGTCAAGCCCAGCGCCACAACTACCTATTCGCTCAGCACGGTATCGAATCAGTGCGGCATGGGCAATGTGTCAGGTACGGCGCGCATTCAGGTAGACCCCATCCTGGCTAATGAACCTACCTTTTCGGCGACCTGGCTTAAGGTGTACCCCAGTCCCGTCCAAACCATTTGTGTAGTGGAAATGGATACCCCTCCGGCCACAGGAGAAGCGCAGCTGCAGGTTTTTGACACGAGGGGGCGCTCGGTATTTAACCAAAAAATTCACGCGGCCCGGACGGAAGTGGATTTCACCTCCCAGCCGACAGGACTTTATTTCCTGAAAATCGAGAACGGAGGCCGGACGGCGGTTCGCCGGATTATTAAGCAGGACTGA
- a CDS encoding nucleoside deaminase: MNPFSHEYFMEQALDLAQQAAESGEIPVGALVVCRQRVIGKGYNQTEQLNDVTAHAEMMALTAASQYLGAKYLTDCTLYVTLEPCVMCAGAIFWAQLAQVVFGARDERRGFTHVSPTLLHPKTRLLGGVGAEQSQAMLLKFFRGLRT, translated from the coding sequence ATGAACCCTTTTTCCCACGAGTACTTCATGGAGCAAGCCCTCGATTTGGCACAACAGGCGGCCGAGTCGGGTGAAATTCCCGTGGGTGCCCTGGTAGTGTGCCGACAGCGCGTCATCGGCAAAGGCTACAATCAGACCGAACAACTGAACGATGTGACGGCCCACGCTGAAATGATGGCCCTAACTGCCGCCTCGCAATACCTCGGCGCCAAGTACCTTACCGATTGTACACTGTACGTGACGCTGGAACCCTGCGTGATGTGCGCTGGCGCGATTTTTTGGGCACAGCTGGCACAAGTGGTGTTCGGAGCCAGGGACGAGCGCAGGGGTTTTACACATGTCTCACCTACCCTGCTTCATCCCAAAACCCGTCTGCTGGGGGGGGTCGGAGCCGAACAGTCCCAGGCCATGCTTCTTAAGTTTTTCCGGGGGCTCAGAACATAA
- a CDS encoding superoxide dismutase — protein sequence MAFTLDPLPYSNDALEPNIDAKTMEIHHDKHHQAYVNNLNAAVEGTEMAGKSIDELMATVSTLPVAVRNNGGGHWNHSFFWKTLSGDGGGKPTGELASAIDTKFGSFDAFKDEFKKAAGSRFGSGWAWLIRTEGGDLSVVSTPNQDNPLMDLAEAKGTPIIGLDVWEHAYYLKYQNKRPDYVDAYWNVVDWKAAEANYQAAK from the coding sequence ATGGCTTTTACCTTAGATCCCCTACCTTACTCTAACGATGCCCTGGAACCCAATATCGATGCCAAAACCATGGAAATTCACCATGACAAGCACCACCAGGCGTATGTAAATAACCTGAATGCCGCCGTAGAAGGTACCGAAATGGCGGGCAAAAGCATAGATGAACTCATGGCTACAGTCAGTACGCTTCCCGTGGCGGTGCGTAACAACGGCGGCGGCCACTGGAACCATAGCTTCTTCTGGAAAACCCTCAGTGGCGACGGTGGCGGAAAACCCACCGGTGAGCTGGCCAGCGCCATTGACACGAAATTTGGCTCATTCGACGCATTCAAGGACGAATTCAAAAAAGCGGCCGGTAGCCGTTTCGGATCGGGCTGGGCGTGGCTCATTCGGACCGAAGGTGGCGATTTATCCGTGGTTTCTACTCCCAACCAGGACAATCCGCTGATGGACCTGGCAGAGGCCAAAGGTACCCCCATCATTGGACTTGACGTATGGGAGCACGCCTACTACCTCAAATACCAGAACAAGCGTCCTGATTATGTGGATGCCTACTGGAATGTAGTGGACTGGAAAGCCGCCGAAGCCAACTACCAGGCAGCTAAATAA
- a CDS encoding carotenoid biosynthesis protein, producing the protein MPDRLPLPSPTTRRTVFTVLPLMYLAGLIGLNVPATATLFELLTPFNLLASLGLLLLFHTDWRPAFGLYCIAAFSLGFLAEVLGVHTGLLFGEYSYGTVLGWKVAEVPLIIGTNWLMLTYLCGSVVDRLPLRVPLKVLLAAGLMTLLDVLIEPVAVHMGFWEWHTDTIPLSNYLGWYGVSAVVFLLFYLLPFRKTNLLAPLLLLLQFLFFGLNGVALLLG; encoded by the coding sequence ATGCCCGACCGCCTTCCACTCCCTTCGCCCACAACTCGCCGGACGGTCTTCACCGTACTGCCGCTGATGTATCTGGCAGGCCTTATCGGTCTCAACGTACCGGCCACGGCTACCCTCTTCGAGCTATTGACTCCTTTCAACCTGCTTGCTTCGCTGGGACTCTTGCTGCTTTTTCATACCGACTGGCGGCCTGCCTTCGGACTTTACTGCATCGCCGCCTTCAGCCTGGGGTTTCTGGCTGAGGTACTGGGCGTTCACACGGGATTGCTGTTTGGGGAATATTCGTACGGTACGGTGCTGGGTTGGAAGGTAGCCGAGGTACCCCTTATCATTGGCACCAACTGGCTCATGCTGACCTACCTATGCGGTAGCGTGGTCGATCGCCTCCCTTTGAGGGTACCCTTAAAAGTGCTGCTGGCCGCCGGGCTGATGACGCTGCTCGATGTGCTGATCGAGCCCGTAGCCGTGCATATGGGTTTTTGGGAATGGCACACGGACACTATTCCACTATCCAACTACCTGGGATGGTATGGGGTTTCGGCGGTTGTATTTCTGCTATTTTATCTGCTTCCTTTCCGTAAAACGAACCTTCTTGCACCTTTACTGCTTCTGCTGCAGTTTCTGTTTTTCGGTTTGAACGGAGTAGCTCTGCTGCTGGGCTAG
- a CDS encoding MerR family transcriptional regulator has protein sequence MSSYSIRDLEQLSGIKAHTLRIWEQRYNIIAPKRTDTNIRLYDDQDLKLVLNISLLKEHGYKISEISRMAPEEMNSEVVTISDRTLSYPDQIHALTIAMIDLDEDRFEKIISTNILQFGFENTMIHIIYPFLSRIGTLWVTGSVGPAQEHFISNLIRQKIIVAIDGQVVKQTPGSRKFLLFLPEGELHEMGLLFANYMIRARGHKVIYLGQSLPFNEIEFAYRLHQPDYIFTAITSVPAGNDVQPYVDKLATRFPSVTLLLTGYQIVGQDIQTKPNITIINKTEDLMEIANV, from the coding sequence ATGAGCAGCTATTCAATTCGTGACCTGGAGCAACTGTCTGGCATCAAAGCGCACACGTTACGCATCTGGGAACAACGCTACAACATCATCGCTCCCAAGCGCACGGACACCAATATCCGCCTGTATGATGATCAGGACTTGAAACTGGTTCTGAACATTTCGCTGCTCAAGGAACACGGTTACAAGATTTCGGAAATATCCCGAATGGCTCCCGAGGAGATGAACTCTGAGGTTGTGACCATTTCGGACCGCACGCTGAGCTACCCCGACCAAATTCACGCCCTCACCATTGCGATGATTGACCTGGACGAGGATCGGTTTGAAAAAATCATCAGTACCAATATTCTTCAATTCGGTTTCGAAAACACGATGATCCACATCATCTATCCCTTTCTCAGCCGTATCGGTACCTTGTGGGTAACGGGGTCAGTCGGACCCGCGCAGGAGCATTTTATTTCCAATCTCATTCGCCAGAAAATCATCGTAGCCATTGACGGGCAAGTAGTCAAGCAAACACCCGGCTCCAGGAAATTCCTGCTGTTCCTACCCGAAGGAGAACTTCACGAAATGGGGTTGCTATTTGCCAATTATATGATCCGGGCCCGGGGCCACAAGGTGATTTACCTGGGGCAGAGCCTACCTTTCAATGAAATAGAATTCGCCTACCGCCTGCACCAGCCCGACTATATTTTTACAGCCATCACCTCCGTACCGGCCGGCAATGATGTACAGCCCTACGTAGACAAACTGGCTACCCGCTTCCCCAGTGTCACGCTCCTGCTGACAGGCTACCAGATTGTGGGGCAGGATATTCAGACTAAACCGAACATCACCATTATCAATAAGACCGAAGATCTGATGGAGATAGCCAATGTCTAG
- a CDS encoding D-2-hydroxyacid dehydrogenase codes for MNIVYLDSHTLNPGDLSWAPLEKLGNLTVYDRTKPEAVVERAAEADIILTNKVVLDARVLAQLPRLRYVGVTATGYNIIDTKAARSQGITVANVRGYGTPSVAQHTFSLLLALTNHTELHSQSVRAGDWTHAADWCYWKTPLVEISGKTLGLVGLGDIGTQVARIALAFGMHVLAYRKSDARPKAGIERVELDRLFRESDVVSLHCPLTDETSGIINADSLSKMKASAYLINTGRGGLVNEQDLADALNSSQLAGAAVDVLSTEPPQTSNPLLTAQNCIITPHMAWAMYESRERLMQLTAENIAAFQNGAPTNVVN; via the coding sequence ATGAATATCGTATACCTCGACAGCCATACCCTCAATCCCGGCGATCTGAGCTGGGCGCCTTTGGAAAAACTGGGCAACCTCACCGTCTATGACCGCACCAAACCCGAAGCCGTCGTAGAGCGAGCCGCTGAGGCCGATATCATTTTAACCAACAAAGTAGTACTGGATGCCCGGGTTCTGGCCCAACTGCCCCGGCTGCGTTATGTAGGCGTAACGGCCACGGGCTACAACATCATCGATACGAAAGCTGCCCGGTCGCAGGGCATCACCGTCGCCAACGTGCGGGGTTACGGTACGCCTTCGGTAGCGCAGCATACCTTTTCGCTTCTGTTGGCCCTGACCAACCACACCGAGCTGCATAGCCAGAGCGTTCGGGCGGGCGACTGGACTCACGCGGCAGACTGGTGTTACTGGAAAACTCCCCTGGTAGAAATTTCGGGTAAAACCCTGGGACTGGTTGGCTTGGGAGATATAGGTACCCAGGTAGCGCGCATCGCCCTCGCCTTCGGCATGCACGTGCTGGCGTACCGCAAGAGCGATGCCCGCCCCAAAGCAGGCATTGAACGGGTGGAATTGGATCGGCTTTTTCGGGAAAGCGACGTGGTGAGCCTGCACTGCCCGCTGACTGACGAGACGAGTGGTATCATAAATGCAGACTCCCTCAGTAAAATGAAAGCCTCGGCCTACCTCATAAACACGGGGCGGGGTGGGTTGGTCAATGAACAGGACCTCGCCGATGCGCTCAATAGTAGCCAACTAGCCGGGGCCGCTGTGGATGTGCTTTCGACGGAACCGCCACAGACAAGCAATCCGTTGCTTACGGCCCAAAACTGCATCATTACTCCCCATATGGCGTGGGCCATGTATGAATCCCGAGAAAGGCTAATGCAACTGACGGCGGAGAATATTGCCGCCTTCCAGAACGGTGCGCCTACCAACGTGGTGAACTAG
- a CDS encoding YheT family hydrolase has protein sequence MPLIHRSSYPGAPGYLFNGHLQTIVPSALRNVRGLTYERERLELSDGDFLDLDWVDRGSKRLVVITHGLEGDSNRPYVRGTAKLFAQNGWDALAWNCRSCSGEMNRAFRLYNHGEIGDIDAVIRQALRTRHYEEITLVGYSMGGNITLKYLGVHGKEAPDVIGHAAAFSAPTDLRSSAQKLDVASNSFYKKRFLRKLSNKVRLKAQQHPGRLDVSRLAAVGVWRDFDEAFSAALGEYRDADDFYEQASARNYMPGIRIPVLLVNALNDPILTPECAPTELAQGHPHIFLETPRTGGHVGFMVAGDEFTWAERRALEFTKRRI, from the coding sequence ATGCCCCTGATCCATCGCTCGTCCTATCCCGGTGCACCGGGGTACCTGTTCAATGGCCACTTGCAGACCATTGTGCCGAGTGCTCTGCGTAATGTGCGTGGCCTGACTTACGAGCGCGAGCGGCTGGAACTATCCGACGGTGATTTTCTGGATCTGGATTGGGTCGATCGGGGTAGCAAGCGGCTCGTCGTCATTACCCATGGGCTGGAGGGCGATTCCAACCGCCCCTATGTTCGGGGTACGGCCAAGTTGTTTGCCCAGAACGGTTGGGATGCACTGGCGTGGAACTGCCGCTCGTGCAGTGGCGAGATGAACCGCGCGTTCCGGCTGTATAATCACGGAGAAATCGGCGATATCGACGCGGTAATCCGGCAGGCGCTGCGTACCCGGCATTATGAAGAGATAACTCTGGTCGGGTACAGCATGGGCGGGAATATCACGTTGAAGTATCTGGGCGTACACGGGAAAGAGGCCCCCGATGTCATTGGCCATGCGGCGGCATTTTCGGCTCCCACCGATTTGCGCAGCAGCGCGCAGAAGCTGGATGTGGCTTCCAATTCATTTTACAAAAAGAGGTTTCTGAGAAAACTATCGAACAAAGTCCGCCTGAAGGCCCAGCAGCATCCCGGCCGGCTGGACGTGTCCCGGCTGGCGGCCGTCGGGGTGTGGCGCGACTTCGACGAGGCGTTTTCTGCGGCGCTCGGCGAGTATCGCGACGCCGACGATTTCTACGAACAGGCCTCGGCCCGGAACTATATGCCGGGTATCCGGATTCCGGTGTTGCTGGTCAACGCGCTCAATGACCCCATCCTTACCCCTGAATGCGCGCCGACTGAACTGGCTCAGGGGCATCCGCACATTTTTCTGGAAACACCCCGCACGGGCGGTCATGTGGGATTCATGGTAGCAGGTGATGAATTCACCTGGGCGGAGCGGCGGGCGCTGGAATTTACGAAGCGACGGATTTGA